A window of Cyclopterus lumpus isolate fCycLum1 chromosome 10, fCycLum1.pri, whole genome shotgun sequence genomic DNA:
TTAATATGAATGGATGTGCcttgtgatgtgtgtttgacGTGATCTTGTTTTGTCTCATGTTAGTGATGGTTGTAATGCATTCGGTAGTTGTTAATAAACCAATAATCAACACCACTGGTCCATAacttttgtaattgtattgcCTATTAGATGAGCTCACCTTTTTAAGTGTTTACTGTTATGACCTAATTTTCCTAGTCAGTAGTGTCATCTCATCGTAGATAAGATAATTTCTCCTCATTACGTTGAGTTGCATTACTTTATTGACAGTAccatattatgtatttattaggcTGTTGAAAGTTCTTAACACacttatttacattatttcagACTTtatatgaaatacatttaattatttattgttttatgttttttgttattcAGTCTGGTTGGTTTATAGTACCATAAAGTGTCGTTCGTATGGGCAAAGTCCACAGTCGACGTTCAAAACGGGCTTCCTGCTCGCCGTAGTTTGAGCCGACTACTTTGGCAACATGGCGTCCTCAGACGTCCTCCTCCGAATATGTGAACAAGAAATACTCAAATATGACCTGGAAGTCAAAGCTCTCATCCAGGTGCGAGTATTTATTTGGTAAGATTACTTGGCGCAACACCGAAACACGCTGGTCTTTGAGCTTGTCACGCAGAGGAATCGTGCTGTTGTCCGGTAGCATTTATTGCTATCGCCTGCAGCCGGTGAACCGGGAGCTCGAGCCGCTCTCTGAAGATGAGCTGCGGCTGTGAGCAGAGCAAACGGGCTCTGACGTATCTCTAAAATGTGCCTAATGTCCTCACCGACAAGGTAATTGTACTCCCGGTAAATGAAGAGGGCAACCGGACGAACGTTACCGTTGTCGTAGATCAATAATTAAAGATGACGTTATGTCCCTCTGTCGGTGAGCGGACActcacatttaaacatatttccAGTAGGATCAACGTGCTTTACGTAAGAATAATCTTTTCCAAGTTTTTTCCGAATTattctgattatttatttagctttctTTAGTATCTTTGTAATAATACATCGTGAATGATCGCTTTTCTATTGCAAACCAAGTCTACGGgtacaaataaaagtattttattatttaaaaaaaagttttcccactgataattttctttattgatttattatgcACTTAATCGCATAACAGTCGATTAAGGGCCATTAAAAGACACATCAGTTAATGGTTGAAAGTAATTATTTAAAGCAGAAATTCCAAATATTAACAGACTGAACTTCCCtcctttctctgttttatattgTTTCACATCCGAAACGTTTCGGTTTTTTAACTGTTCTTTCGGAAACAAACAAGGACTCTGAAGGCCTCTTTGAACTGTGGGAAATTGCGATCAATCGGCAATGAAAATGTTGCATGCCGACATGGTGACAGATTATTCCTTCCTAACAGAATGAGTCCCAATATTCCAGTCACTGACTTTGCAGTTTTAAATGAGTGCAACATGGATATCACAAGCTTCCCCTTACAGTGACGATCAAAACATAAACGCCCGCCTCGTTCTCATCCGTGTTTTGATGTCTCACCAGGACATTACTGGGAGCACAGGCCCTCAAAGCAAGCTGACAGAACTGAACACAGATTTGAAAAAGAGTTTCCACAATCTCAGGTTGCGGATTCAGGTAAGAAACgctctttttaaatgtctctgCCAACATGACGGAGCCCCATTACGGGGAGTATCATAATCAATCGCTCCGAAATTATTTGTGCCACTTTGACAGGATTTTGAGCAGATGGCTATGGAGCAGGACAAAGAGTCAGACAAGCAAGCTCTGATCAGTCAAGTAGAGGGACACAGAAAACAGATGCTGAGGTAATGGCTATACATTCGGATAATTTGCCACTCCCTGACTTGTATACATGTGAGCTGTTGTCACATGTCTGCGTTGATAATGCTGCCAGACTGGTGGGGTAGAAGCATGTGCACATTGCCTGCttaaacatgtataatgtatacttaatgaacatttttatatgtattatttatgtctGTTTTGCAGTAACCAGACAGGTTGGAGGAAAGCCAACATGGCCAGCAAACTGTCCATAGACAATATGGAAAAGCAGGCACTTCTTAATGGAGCAGATAGTGGTGTGAGGCAGAGGTGAGCTGATGTGTGTTCCTCTTAAATGAGACGGGGATTAACTTAATGTCTTGGCAAAGTAATTTTATAACAACAAACCAAATCCTCTACAATGTTGTATTTAGAAACAAGAATTGTTTTTACATCCTTTtagtccttttaaaaaaaatataatacatgaaTTTAGTTTTATGGTTGTATCGTCTATGTTGTTCTCAGGAAGATGACCAAGGAGGACCTGGGCCAGGCCACCAGTGACATTACAGAGAATCTCATGAGCATCAGCCGGATGATGGCGCAGCAGGTTCAGCATAGCGAGGAGACCATGACGTCACTAGGTCGGTGAGGAAACGCCTGATGTAAAGAGTGTGtgaacaatcttttttttttttataccgtGGGCATTTATTTACTTAACATGTGCTTAATGTTGAACTTGTTTGATTTGGATATAAAAGGCATTAAGGGGGAGCTGCTCTTGTGGTAGTTTACTGAGCCTCCTACTGTGTCACTCTGTTGCATGCCCAGGATACATACTCTCGGTCGGGGTAAAAACTTCATGGCCACCGACTTTAGATTTACAGATTTTGTGTTAATGCACACCGTCTATATAATATCCATCCGTTTATATTAAtagtgttttctcttcttttgcaGCAACCTCCTCAAGGACAATCCAAGAGACCAACGAGGAGTTTAAAACCATGACGGGGACCATCCAGCTCGGGAGGAAACTCATCACCAAGTACAACCGCAGAGAGCTCACTGATAAACTGCTCATCTTCCTGGCGCTCGCCCTCTTCCTCGCCACAGTGCTCTACATCCTCAAGAAGAGGCTTTTCCCCTTCCTATAGACCAGGTACCTTCCTGGGGAGCTCTCCTATTACAACATGCTGTACTTTCCATGGTAGTGCAAAGGATTTAAACAACCCCGACTGCTGCGTGTCGTATTACACACACCAGTGTCTGCCCGGTGGAATGTGGACCGCTCATTCTGCTGAACTAGGGTGACATATTGTCCACAAAGGGTGAAGATAAAACAATAGTTCCGTGCAGTGTTGTATTTATCGAGAAGGTTTTGGTTCAACTTACAAAGAGGAATCATTCGTTTtcgtggaaaaaagaaaacctacaCAAAATGTGTCAGACATCCATCTTTGGTTAGTGTGACAGTGATGCTGCgcatcacttttaattaaatcaattatgAGAGGAGATGGACGACCCATAAtgatcatttcttttttacattccTGTGGAAGATATCCAGTAcggttttgttttcattaatatgtATTCCCATATcaaaggtgtgcgtgtgtgtaaaacaGCACTTGATTCTTAAGTACTGGAATTAATTCTCAGACTCCTAAAATATTCTCTCACCTTACTTGAATGATGAAGAATGAACTGTGTTGTCATGGCTGCATATAATGTACTGAATGCAGAAAAACTCAtcagatgaaaagaaagaataataatgTGAATAGATGATCACAAAACAAGTGCTTCTCATTTAAGCAATGCTATTGTAGTATACCATACTTTTAATTATCAATCAACTGCTGTTAAATTTCACAATATTAAGGACGTATATTATGGGAAAAATATTAGGACACAGAAACAGTGGCCTCCTTCATATATTCCTCACTAACAGATGTTTTAACCAAACTGTTTTTTGTGCATGATGTACAAGCACTATGTTTAATTGATATTTATAAGGTTTAGTTTGAGGTATAATTTATGACAGTATTATAGTGAATTAATGCTACTTATTACAAATACAGTAATTTAAAGGACTTAACTTAACTTTGAATACAAGCCATACTGTAGTCTTGGTGTGTGTTTCACCAGCTGGATAATCagaacagtgtttttttattgtgtatgttCACTTTCCATTGTCTCCATgttttatgcaacaaaaaaaagaaaagagaaaaaaagaagaagaaaaaaaacgagttTGCacacctccctccatctccgTCCGTGTCAGCTTGGCTCTGGTCTGCAGCGGAGCAGAAAAAGCTCAGAAAAGCAGCCGTGTTCATCACACTGGCAGAGCTAGAGCAGCATGCATCCCTGCCTTTCTTCAGATAAGACCCGGAAAAGCAGATTATTCCGACCCGTTTCCCCTCTCCCTTTCCAGTGTGGGTGGAGGGTGAGGGGGGATATTTTTAGGTTTGTGTGGTGCCGTTATCTGACGTTGCCTTTTCAACACCTCGGAGGAGAGGGTGGCCAGAGGAGCTACATGACCTTGCTACCCTCTCTGCAATTGCCTGCCATTGCCTTTCTGTTTGATTTATGTCAACGTTGTCAGTATTGATCATCAATAAACATAAAGTCTTCTGGCTTGATgtttgacattacattacattatatgtaatttagctgacgcttttatccaaagcgaaaatcatgtccttgagcaagtgtcttgctcaaggacacatcgattgaaccgccaactccatgattgaaagacggacctgctaaccactgacccacagtcgcccatgtTTTGTCAGACGTGCGTTTGTGAGGGCGTATTGTTTAAAATGAGATGGGACAACGCAGCGTGTGTGGAGAGACCCGAGAGATGCCTAAGCGTTTCTTACTGGTTTCAAGTGTTAGTTGGGCAGAGCTGGCTTGTTCATATAACTGCACACTTAGACGAGGCCTCTGGCTCTCTGTCAAGCAAATTGGACTATTCTtgcatttacattacatgtcatttagctgacgcttttatctaaagcgacttacaataagtgaagcGACTTACAATTTAGCACTGTGATAGTGTCAATCAAGTGTTTGGGTTTGTATCTGGACAAGTGTCAGCGGAGCGTAAACTGCACCACACTGATGCCATAAAGAACCATGGCAGAATCTCTCCAGCGCCGCATTCATACGGCTGAAGTTGTTCAGTTATTTATCTGActgttaaata
This region includes:
- the LOC117737414 gene encoding vesicle transport protein SEC20-like; translated protein: MASSDVLLRICEQEILKYDLEVKALIQDITGSTGPQSKLTELNTDLKKSFHNLRLRIQDFEQMAMEQDKESDKQALISQVEGHRKQMLSNQTGWRKANMASKLSIDNMEKQALLNGADSGVRQRKMTKEDLGQATSDITENLMSISRMMAQQVQHSEETMTSLATSSRTIQETNEEFKTMTGTIQLGRKLITKYNRRELTDKLLIFLALALFLATVLYILKKRLFPFL